AACCattgaaatttgattctaccattttcatggcagtCTCAcacttttttgtttttgttttttttaacctATTTATTGACCGTATTTATTGGCCGGATGCCCATTCGAAATCAATCCCTCTATCCTTAGAACATTGAGATGGAGGAGTTTCTATACTGTTAAGGTGTTTCACTTTTGGTGAGATTgaggtttgttgttgttgttgccgaCTTGTTGTTGTACTTGGAATGCGTATGTGTATTAGCATGTTAATTAGTGCTACAATTACAGTATTTGGAATCTGATTGTGGATTATTCCTAGTTTCTTGGACCAAACAAACACAAAAATGCGAATACAAGAATACGAATATATTTATATTGACATTAATATAAGATATTACAAATTTAAGCTTTGAAAACAAAGATATAAGTGAAACTATTAATTATTTTGGCGTGGAGCTCTAAGGAAAAATATGACCAACAAGAACAAGAACACTAGACATGTTGTGATCACCCACCAAAGTTGTCCTTTTGATGCTTTTCCGTTTCAAACAATGAAAATTGATTGTCTACATTGTTCCTTAACTTATTTCAAATGTGTTTATATATCATAACTACAACCATTTAAAATCCAATAAATTTTTTAGAAAAGTTGTATCTAGTAAGAAAAGTCTATAATGAGCGATACTATGACATTCCCGAGTGTCGAGACTTGTGATTCGACCGGTCGAGAGAATCACACGGTGGTGGCTGATATGGATGGAACGTTGTTAAAAGGTCGAAGCTCGTTCCCTTACTTTGCATTGGTTGCGTTCGAAGCCGGTGGAGCTTTTAGGCTTCTTATGGTGCTATTATCCGCCCCGTTGGCTGGACTCTTGTACTACTTTGTGTCAGAGTCCGCTGGCATTCAAGTCCTTATTTTCGCGACTTACGCTGGAATGAAAGTCTCTGATATTGAGTCGGTTGGTCGAGCAGTGTTACCAAAGTTTTACTCGAGTGATCTTCATCCCGAGTCGTGGCGAGTGTTCTCGGCTTGTGGGAAGCGATGTGTGTTGACGGCAAACCCAAGGATTATGGTGGAGGGTTTCTTGAAGGAGTTTTTGGGAGTGGATTTGGTTATGGGTACAGAGATTGGAACTTATAAAGGTAGGGCAACCGGGTTTGTACTTAGCCCCGGTGTGCTTGTGTCCGAACAAAAAGCTCAAGCTCTTCTGAATGAATTTGTAGGCAATCGGCCAGAAATCGGGCTCGGTGATCGCCAAACTGACTTTCCATTCATGGCATTATGCAAGGTAACCTTAAAAGATGGCTTAAATATTCACACAATCACTACAATTACGTGCACATTTTAATCCCAAGAAGAGcttaaaacaatatataaacaATATAATATCTTAATAAGTTTAACTTTAACACAACACATAAGTACATAGAAAAAAATTTGGTCGTTAGAGACGGTTGGGTGGTTGACCCCATCGTGTAGATCCGCCATGACTATATATTAATGtgtaacatatacatacatatataaattcAATCAAAAACCAAATTTATGGTTATCCGTACTAATCAAGTTTATATCCTATTATAATTGTTTTAATGCATACATTGTTTTTACAGGAGGCTTATGTTGTACCATACAACCCAAAACTAAAGCCCGTACCAAACGAGAAGTTGCCGAAGCCGATAGTGTTCCACGATGGCCGATTAGTTCAAAAGCCTACCCCGCTAATGGCCATCCTAATCGTCTTATGGATCCCGATTGGTTTCCTACTCGCTTGTCTCCGTATCGCAGCTGGCTCACTATTACCAATGTCAATAGTTTACTACGCCTTTTGGGCTCTCGGTGTTCATGTTACCGTAAAAGGAAACCCTCCACCACCGGTCAAAAAATCCTCAGGCCAAACCGGTGTCCTCTTTATTTGCTCCCACCGTACGCTCCTCGACCCTATTTTCCTATCTACTGCCCTCGGACGCCCTATAGCCGCCGTCACCTACTCTGTCTCCCGTCTATCGGAAATCATCTCACCCATCAAGACGGTACGATTATCTCGTGATCGAGCCACCGATGCTTCTATGATCAAGAAACTTCTAGAAGAAGGTGATCTAGCTATATGCCCGGAAGGCACGACTTGTCGAGAGCCATTTCTACTTAGGTTTTCGGCCATGTTTGCCGAGTTAACTGACCACCTTGTGCCGGTTGCTATGGTTAACAAGATGAGCATGTTTCACGGCACCACGGCTCGAGGTTGGAAAGGAATGGACCCATTTTACTTCTTTATGAACCCGAGTCCTGCTTATGAAGTCAGATTCTTGAACAAGTTACCATTGGAGTTGACATGTAGCAATGGCAAGTCTAGCCATGAGGTGGCTAACTACATACA
This genomic window from Rutidosis leptorrhynchoides isolate AG116_Rl617_1_P2 chromosome 2, CSIRO_AGI_Rlap_v1, whole genome shotgun sequence contains:
- the LOC139892890 gene encoding glycerol-3-phosphate acyltransferase RAM2-like; this encodes MSDTMTFPSVETCDSTGRENHTVVADMDGTLLKGRSSFPYFALVAFEAGGAFRLLMVLLSAPLAGLLYYFVSESAGIQVLIFATYAGMKVSDIESVGRAVLPKFYSSDLHPESWRVFSACGKRCVLTANPRIMVEGFLKEFLGVDLVMGTEIGTYKGRATGFVLSPGVLVSEQKAQALLNEFVGNRPEIGLGDRQTDFPFMALCKEAYVVPYNPKLKPVPNEKLPKPIVFHDGRLVQKPTPLMAILIVLWIPIGFLLACLRIAAGSLLPMSIVYYAFWALGVHVTVKGNPPPPVKKSSGQTGVLFICSHRTLLDPIFLSTALGRPIAAVTYSVSRLSEIISPIKTVRLSRDRATDASMIKKLLEEGDLAICPEGTTCREPFLLRFSAMFAELTDHLVPVAMVNKMSMFHGTTARGWKGMDPFYFFMNPSPAYEVRFLNKLPLELTCSNGKSSHEVANYIQRVIAATLSYECTTFTRKDKYRALAGNDGTVAEKPKQKANKIMGC